ATTCAGTCCGAATAAAGATTTGCTGAATGAAGGATTCATTCCGCAAGGATACCGTATTGACCCAAGCAACTTCACGATGCTCATCTTTAACCGCTGGGGAGAATTGATTTACAAAACCAATGATTTATATAAACCATGGAATGGAAGGTACAATAACACAGGCGATTTGGTGCAGGTAGGTGTTTATGTTTACAGAGTTGTCGTAAAAGAAATTGATGGACCAAAGCATGAATTTATCGGAAGGGTGAGTGTTATTAAAT
The Bacteroidales bacterium DNA segment above includes these coding regions:
- a CDS encoding gliding motility-associated C-terminal domain-containing protein produces the protein FSPNKDLLNEGFIPQGYRIDPSNFTMLIFNRWGELIYKTNDLYKPWNGRYNNTGDLVQVGVYVYRVVVKEIDGPKHEFIGRVSVIK